ATGTATTCTCTGATTTCTTCTCTGCTATTGGCATGTCCTTCTTTGATACAGGCAATTCCCGACATGATTTGTCCAGGCGTACAATAACCGCACTGAAAACCATCATGTTTGATAAAAGCTTCCTGCATTGGGTGCAGTTTTTTTCCTTTTGAAAGACCTTCAATTGTAGTAACTTCTGCATTTTGCTGCATGGATGCCAAAGTCAGGCAGGATAAAATTCGCGTTCCGTTTACATGAACTGTACAGGCGCCGCATTGTCCGTGATCACAGCCCTTTTTGGTTCCGGTAAGCTGTAATTGTTCTCTTAACAAATCAAGCAAAGTAGTTCTCGGCTCGATATTAAGATTGTGTTTTTTACCGTTTACTTCAATAGATAGCGGTACTGTCTCTAAATACTCTGCTATTTTTTCATCCCATTTGTTCTCTGAAGCCATCACCAATGAAGGTGGCGTAAAGGCAAGCGCAGTAAAAAGTCCCGATTTTTTTATAAAGTCACGGCGGGAATTGGAGTCATTCTCCGTTACTTCTTTCGGATTATTTTTTTTAGAAGCCATTCTATCTATCTTTAAATTAGCAAAATCACTTGGGTATTCTAACAAATTTAACAATCTTAAATCACAAAAAGTTATGAAATTCAAACATTAGGATTATTTAGAATAATTACAATTTGTGTTTTTGTCTAACCGCAAAGAGCGCAAGGATTTTTTACTATTGATCCCTTTATAAAACGCAAAGTTCGCAAAGCTGGAATCGGAAAACTTTATAAATATACTTTGCACATATCCGTTTCCCGCAGATTTTGCAGATTCCACAGATTTTTATTCTACTAAATTTATCTGCAAAATCTGCGAGAGAAAAAAACTTTGCTCCCTATAATCATCTGAATTGTCGTTAAACACTGAAAATTGTATTTTTACAAGACTAATCTTTGATTTATGTCACATCAACAAAATATTTATCTTGATAATAACTCCACGACTCGTGTTGATGCACGCGTTTTGAATGCTATGCTTCCCTATTTTACTGATTTGTATGCCAATTCTACAAGCAGTCATATTGCAGGACTAACGGTAAACGAAGCTGTAGAAAATGCTGCTTGGCAAGTTGCTGCTTTAATTAATGCAGACGCTGAAGAAATTATTTTTACTTCGGGAGCTACAGAAGCAATCAATCTGGCAATTAAAGGTCTAGTTAATCAAGATAAAAAACATATAATCACTATTTCTACAGAACATAAGGCAGTTCTTGAAACTTGTGGTTTTATGGAAAGTAATGGTTTTGAAGTCAGTTATTTAGAGGTTGACAGAGACGGACTTTTAGACCTTAATCTTTTAAAGGAGACCATAACCGATAAAACTCTGATTTTCATTGGAATGTTTTCTAATAATGAAACTGGTGTCATACAAAACAGCAGCGAAATTTCTAAAATACTCAAAAGTAAAAATGTGTTTTTTTTGTGTGATGCTACACAAGCAGTTGGTAAAATTCCGATTGATGTTAAAGCTTTCGGAATCGATCTTTTAACTTTGTCTGCTCATAAATTTTATGGCCCGAAAGGAGTTGGTGCTTTGTATGTTTCGGCGAAAGCCCAAGTAAAATTAATTCCTCAGATTTTAGGTGGAGGACAACAGCGAAAACTACGCAGTGGCACACTCAACGTTCCTGGAATTATCGGTTTAGGTAAAGCATCAGAAATAGCTGTAAATGAATTAGAAAAAGACTCAAATAGAATTCATCTATTACGAAATAAACTCGAATCTGGATTACTACAATTCGAAGGCTCTTTCGTAAACGGAAACACTCAAAACCGAATTTATAATACTACTAATATTTGTTTTCCGGGTGTGAATTCGGAGCAGCTTATTATGGCTTTGGGGAATATATCGGTTTCTAATGGTTCGTCTTGTTCTGCGGTTACTTCGGAGCCTTCACATGTTCTGAAAGCAATGGGATTGTCTGATGAAGAAGCTTTGAGTTCCATTCGTTTTAGTTTGGGACGATTTACTACTGATGAAGAAATTGATATTACGGTTGAACGGGTTTTAACTTTGGCTCAACAATTTGTTTTGCCACGAAGGCACTAAGGCGTTAAGTTTTTTGCCACTCCCGATAACTATCGGGATTCACAGATTAAAAGGATTAAAAAAAACTCTGTTACTCTGTTACTTTGTTACTTTGCCCCTCCTTTAAAAATCAATTTAAAATAATCTTCCTCAGTATCAATATCAATATTGCCTTTTTCAAATGAAATCGAGGCAGTATCTTCTGAATATTTTTTAATGAGTTTTTTTGCTCCTTCCTGCCCTTTTAAATCCAGTAATTCTTTAAAATATTTTTTATGGAACAAAACTGGAGTTCCTAGAGTTTCGGAATACGCTGAAGCAACAATTCCTTTTTGGGTAATCTGATGTTCTTTTATAAGATTTTCAAATATGGAACTGGTCACAAAAGGCTGATCGCAGACTGCAAAAATACATTGTTCATAATCGGGGTTTAAGTTCAATAATTCGCTTAAACCTTTTACAATTGAAGATGACATTC
This portion of the Flavobacterium panacagri genome encodes:
- a CDS encoding nucleotidyltransferase family protein; the encoded protein is MRDKFQNKTGIIILAAGNSSRLGRPKQLLEYKESTLLKNTISEALKVENVFVLVVTGANHETIEKELNFPQLRICLNTDWQNGMSSSIVKGLSELLNLNPDYEQCIFAVCDQPFVTSSIFENLIKEHQITQKGIVASAYSETLGTPVLFHKKYFKELLDLKGQEGAKKLIKKYSEDTASISFEKGNIDIDTEEDYFKLIFKGGAK
- a CDS encoding cysteine desulfurase family protein codes for the protein MSHQQNIYLDNNSTTRVDARVLNAMLPYFTDLYANSTSSHIAGLTVNEAVENAAWQVAALINADAEEIIFTSGATEAINLAIKGLVNQDKKHIITISTEHKAVLETCGFMESNGFEVSYLEVDRDGLLDLNLLKETITDKTLIFIGMFSNNETGVIQNSSEISKILKSKNVFFLCDATQAVGKIPIDVKAFGIDLLTLSAHKFYGPKGVGALYVSAKAQVKLIPQILGGGQQRKLRSGTLNVPGIIGLGKASEIAVNELEKDSNRIHLLRNKLESGLLQFEGSFVNGNTQNRIYNTTNICFPGVNSEQLIMALGNISVSNGSSCSAVTSEPSHVLKAMGLSDEEALSSIRFSLGRFTTDEEIDITVERVLTLAQQFVLPRRH
- a CDS encoding (2Fe-2S)-binding protein: MASKKNNPKEVTENDSNSRRDFIKKSGLFTALAFTPPSLVMASENKWDEKIAEYLETVPLSIEVNGKKHNLNIEPRTTLLDLLREQLQLTGTKKGCDHGQCGACTVHVNGTRILSCLTLASMQQNAEVTTIEGLSKGKKLHPMQEAFIKHDGFQCGYCTPGQIMSGIACIKEGHANSREEIREYMSGNICRCGAYHNIVDAITEVKEGGKEL